From the Paenibacillus tianjinensis genome, the window CTCCCATATCCAGCTGTTCCTGAATTTCACCCATTTGCTCCAGCAGCAGCTCGAGCTCTTCCGGCGAGACATCGCCCATTTTGCCGGTAATCTCCATCATTTCACTCTCCAGCTCAAGCAGCGGCAGGAAAGCATCCTTCAGCACGTCACGCACCGTTTTTCCAGGTGTAAGGTTCGTGTGCTGATCCAGATAACCGTAGCGCACTCTCGGTGTCCATTCTACTTTTCCGCTATCCTTCAGCAGGGTTCCGGTCAAAATATTCATCAGCGTCGATTTGCCGACGCCATTCGCTCCCACCAGTCCAACATGCTCGCCGGCCAGCAGGCGAAACGACACATTCGTGAATAACTGCCGTTCTCCAAAGTTGTGGGAAACGTCTTCTACTGTAAGTAAACTCATAAATTCTCAGTAAGCTCCTATCTATTTTTAACATGAGGCCAATATTCTGTCAGTACATATAACGACCATTTTAACACAAGTCAGGGCCCCACTTAAATAAAGATTTACCTGTTCCGCGCCTCCTAAGAAAATTAATTTGATATTTTTACATTTTTTTCTGAAATAATCCGCTGCGTTTTGCAGGAATAGGAAGTCTGCCAGTCTCCGCCAGAAGCTGTCCAAGCGCTTGAACCAGCCTCCCGTTATGCTGAAAAGGGTCCTGTTGCAGTGGCAGGCTACCCACCTTCACCTGTCCGCCCAATGCTGAACTCAGCAGCTCCGCTGCTGCGCCACCAGCCAGCGGCAGGCAAATCTGCCAGTTCGCATGAACCGGAAGTCTGCTCCGACGCAGCCAGTGCAGCGTATCCTCCAGCCGCCAGGTGGATCCGGAAGCCAGCAGCAGCGGTATATCACTGCCTGTAAACTCTTCAAGTGCCCCTGCGTATCCGCCGGTTCCGAGATCCAGCACGAGGTATGTATAGTTTTTATTTAGCAGGTCTGTTAAATCACCCTGCACCGGACGCCGCCAGTAATCAATTCCTTTCCAGCTAAGCGGTGCCTCAGGCAGGCCCGGTTGCCCTGGATGTACCGGATAATCAAGCAGGCTGCAGATCCGGTCATACACGGAAGATTCCGGGCTGAAGTCAACCCATGCGGTGGTCCCCTTTCGGGCCAGCCCGCTGCTTACTGCCAGAGAGGTATGCGTCGTTCCAAGACCAGCGGATACGCCGAGCAGTGCAACAACAGCAGTGTGGCGCTTTACGGATAATGCCGGCCGCATCCCGCTTTTAGACGGTTCATCTACAGAATCTGTAAGAGGCTCAAGCGCCTGTAATACTTCTTCCGCGCTTTGAAATCTTTCCTCCGGATGATAGCGCAGAAGCCGCCGGATAACAGGAATTAAGGCCTCCGGAATTTTGGCGTTTAGCCTGGCTTCCATTCCCGGCACCCAGCGGCTGTACAACCCGCCGGAAACCATATACAGCATAATCGCTCCCAGGCCGTACAGATCCGACGAAGGTCCGCTCTGCCCGCTGCCGTATTGCTCGGGAGCCGCGAAACCGGCGGTACCTAGCTTCTCTGTATCCTCTCCGGCTCCCTTTCTATAGCTGCGGGCGATTCCGAAGTCTATCAGCATCAGCCCGCCTGCTCCGGTCAGCATAATATTAGCCGGCTTCAGATCGCGGTATATAATCGGCGGCTGCTGCCCGTGCAAGAACGCAAGCACTTCCAGCAGCTGGCGGGTATAGGAAATAATACGTCCCGCATCCATCGGCTCTGTATTTGCCTTTATAGCTTCCGCCAGCGTCACCCCCTCAATATAATCCATGATCATATACCAGTAGCCTTCTTCATCCGGCGCAAAAAAATCGGCAACTCTCGGAAGCAGACGGTGGTTCAAAGAGATCAGCAGCTCCGCCTCCGCCTCCACAGCTCCCGCTGTCTTATGATGGCTGATGCTTTCCTTCACCGCCCACCGCTGCCCTGGCAGCCGCGTATCCTCGGCCAGATAAACATGGCTCATTCCGCCGGAGCCGATCAGGCTCATAATCCGGTACCGCTCTCCAATTAACTGTCCGGGTGCCAGTTTTGTTTGAAAGATCATCGTCAACATCCCCCTAATAAAACTCATACAAAACCCTACTTTATAACAAAAAAGAGAAAGCACGCCGCTGTTGATACCATCCGGCACGAGGCCGGTGGTGCAGACAACGGGATACTTTCCCTTTAGGTGATACAATTGAGTGATACTATTTCATTTGATTAATATTTAATCATATAAAGTGTTATCTCGTCACGGTTATGAAACAGCTGCTTCGCCCGCTGAACCTGCATCCGCTCACCTTCAAACATGGCGATAATCTCCTTAATTACAGCCAGTGGCTTCTTGTGCATCAGCTTCACTGTGACCACTGCTGTTCCGCCCGGTGAAAGGCTGTGGAGCAGGCCGGTGACCAGCTTCGCCATCAGCTTGGGACTCCAGCTCATATCACAGACCAGCAGATCAAATTCATTATCCCGGAATTTGACTTCCCCGGCATTTTTGCGCAGGATCTTCAGTCCGGGCAGATTGCGGAGCGACTCATGCATCAGCGCAGGATCAACCGCCGTTACCTTGAGACCGCGTTCCAGCAGGAATGAGGTCCATCCGCCGGGTGAAGCACCAATATCAACAGCATTGCGGAAGTTTGAGAACGGAATGGCAAATTCCTTCTCCGCCTCCATCAGCTTGAATTTTGCCCGCGAGATCTGTCCGTCTTCCTTGCGGAAACGGATCATGCCGCCGTTCCAGCTGGACAGATTGTCCTCAGGCCGGGACACCCCGGCATACAGCGCATCTCCGTCCGCATAGACGGAAATCACCCAGGCAGGGTCCTGTACGGTGAAATCAGCCTCCAGGCTCTGCAGCCGCTCCTGCAGCCACTCGCGCAGCTCACCAGGGCTGTCCTGCCAGAACGAGGCTGCTCCCTTGCGGACATGCAGCGACACCTTCTCACCTTCCAGTTCACTGCGGCGGCTTAAATATACGGCCAACCGGTCCAGCGCCGAGAGATCTCCCTGATCCTGAAACTGTACCGGCTGAATATGCCGCAGGAAGATCGGCAGATTCGCGCTAAGCACCCGTGATACCTCTTCCGGTTCACCTTCCAGCGTGGCCAGGAAAATCTCCCCCGGCAGCAGCAGCGTGCTTTTCACCGCCCCGAACAGGCGGCGAAGCTCTTCCTGAGCGTATGGGGCAAAGCCGTGATTGGCCGTGCAGATATAACGTGAAAGAATCTTTTCTTCCGGAGCAGCAGCCTGCTCTCCGGTTGTTTGTGTTAAATCGTTCAAATCATCTGCCTCCAGGTCTGATTTTAATCCAGGGACGACCGTTATCCCATTCAACATCGACGGGAATATCAAAAGTAGCCAAGATCATATCTTTCGTTAACACTTCTTCTTTGGGGCCTGAGCCCGCCAGCTTTCCGTCACGGATCAGCGCCACATGGGAGAAAAGCGGTACGATTTCCTCAACATGATGCGTGACATAGACTACCGAAACATTGCGCTGCTTCAGCTTATCAATCTCCGCAAGCATTTTCTCACGTTCGTACAGATCAAGTCCGGCACAAGGCTCGTCCATGATGAGCAGCTTAGGGTTGGCCATCAGGCATCTCGCCAGCATTGCCTTTTTGCGTTCACCCTGAGACAGGGTACCGAACGGATGATAGGCCAGCTCGCCCAGATTCATCTCTTCAAGCAGCATAACCGCCTGCTCTTGTACCTGCTGCGGAATCGCCTGATAGAAGCGAAGATAGGCATAGGCGCCGGTGGCAACCACTTCCCATACAGGATCGCTGAGCGACAGCTTTTCCATCAGCGAAGGGCCGATGTAACCAATCTCCTTGCGTACCTCACGCAGATCGCACTGGCCGTATTTATAACCGAGCACCTCAACGGAGCCGCTGCTCGGGAACAAATATCCGGTAATCATCTCCAGAATAGTAGTCTTTCCGGAACCGTTGCGCCCAAGAATGACCCAGTTCTCGCCCTGCTTCATTTCCAGTGATACATCATCAAGAATCAGGCTTTGTTCTCTCCGCAGCGTTAGATGTTGTAATGATATCATTTATGAGGTCACTCTCCTTATGTATTCCAGCATCCGTTCTACAGAGCCCATTGAATAATAGATTTCCGGTTCAGCAATCCGGTCAGCAGGGGCTACCAGAAGTGCAGGAACGCTGGATATACGGTACTGGCTGACCAGACCCGGCAGCAAATTTATATTAGCCTCAGCTATAACTAGTTCGGCCGGCAGCAGATGGGACGCAACCTCCAGCATGCGCCGGGCGGCCTTGCAGGTACCGCACAGCGGTGTATGCAGGAATACAACCAAGGGATCACCGGACTGTAGCAGGGCCTTCATCAGCTCCTGCTCGTTCAAGCTCTTAAATTCTGTCATTTGCCGGCCGCTCCTGCAGCGATTCCGGCAAGCACTTCAACACTAATCGGGCCATTATACAATTCGGTTCCCACTGGTCTTGCGGTATAGAGAAGCTCATACATTTCTTTGCGGCCCCAGCTACTGGAGGTATGCAGATAGATTTGGCGCGGAAACAGCCCCTCAAGCACCATACGTCTGCATACCTCATCCCCGCTGTAATCATCAGGCCCCATGTCATAATCGAGCGACAATATATTAACCTCGCACTCACGCAAGAGCAGCAGGCATTCTTCAGTTGTTCTTGCCAGCGTAAAACCCCGCGGCAGCTTGCGGCAATCGTCCATAAATATATTAATCAACGGCTACTCCTCCGCTTCATACCATTTCAGTACGGCTGCAATTTCCTGACGGTGGCTGCCGTCAGGCCCTTTGGCGGTCTCCAAGGCAACAACCGCATGACGGATGGGCTCTGAGAGCAGCAGCTCCCGCAGGCTGTACTCCCCGATATACCCCTCCCCGACCCCGGCATGCCTGTCCCTCCGCAAACCGAAGGGAAATAATGAATCGTTCAGATGAACTGCAGTAAGATTACGCCAATAATCCAGTTCAGTTCCCCACTGCAGCAGCTTCGCTGTCTGGTCCGGATTCCAGATCCCGGCGGCAAAAGCATGGCATGTGTCGAAGCAGAACCCGATCTTCTCCGGAAAGCGGCTAAGCTCACGGACTTTGACCAGTTCTTCCAGTGTCATGCCTTCACTTCCGTGATTACCGGCCTGATTCTCAATCAGCAGCTTTGCCCGGCCATCCCAGGAGCTAAGGGTATCATTCATACATTGTATAATATTTTGGTAGCCTTGTAACGGCTCCATTCCGGCAAAATGTCCAAAATGCACTACAATACCAAGCGAGCCGCAAGCCTCAGCAATCTCCAGATCATTGCGCAGTGACGCCACCATTACCGATCTGGATGCAGCACCAGTTGTATCAGCCGCCATATTAGTCGGATAAGGGGTGTGGGCAATGGAGACCATATTGTGCTTGCGGCAAAAGGCGGCGCAGTCCTCCGCATCCCGCCTATCAAGCGGTTTCGGCTTCAGACTGCGCGGATTTTTCGGAAAATATTGAAAGCATGCCGCACCGCTCTCCCAGGCAAAACGGGCCGCTCGGCCGTATCCGCCGCGGATGCTGACATGAGCCCCGATTTTGGGGCTACCCTTCATGCTGGCAGTCCGGGCAATAGAACACCTTGCGTCCGGTCAGCTCTGTTTTGACAATGGTTCCCCCGCCGCGCAGGCATGGTTCGCCTTCCCGGTCATATACTTTACACTGATCATTATACGAGCCGGTAACGGTATCGCCGGCCATAAACGGCATCTCCATGTAGCCGCCGATTTCGGTTGCTTCCGTCAGTACTTTGCGCATACTCTCGTATAAGCGGGTGACGGCCTCCGGCGACAGATTCTGCACCAGCGTGGAAGGCAGCAGTCTGGCTTCAAAAGCAATCTCATCCGCGTAGCAGTTGCCGATACCGGCCATAACCTGCTGATTCACAAGCAGACTTTTTAGCGCCCCTCTCCGGCCCTTCAGCAGCGCAGCGAATCGCTCCGCGGTCATCCGGCGGTCCAGCAGCTCAGGTCCCAGCTTGCCCATGGCCGCTTCACTTTCCTTCACCGACAACAGATGCAGGTAACCCAGACGCAGCCCCATGAAGTATAGAATATGGTCACCAAATGCCAATTCCACCTGTGTGCTCCGTTCAGGACGCTCCTCTTCCGTGCCGTAATACAATATGCCGCCCAGCATCAGGTGAAGCAGTAATCTGCGCCCGTCATGCAGGTGGAACAGAATATGCTTCGCCCGGCGTTCCACAAAAACGATACGGGCACCCAGTAATGCGTTCTTAAAGTCCCCGGCCTCCATGTTGATGGTTTTCTCTCTGTTCACGGTCACACCTGTAATCGGAACATTTATAAGATGCTGACTGAGCAGCTTTCTGTAATTCTCCATTTCCGGCAGTTCCGGCATTGTTCATCGTCCCTTCTAGGTTGGTAAAAAACTCACACCTTTGCCATTATACACCGAGCATCGATATAAGTTCAGCTAAATCGCTGCAAATTACATCCGGTGTCACGCCGGTGACCGTCTTATAGTGTTCAAGATTGTCCTGTGTAGTCAAGCCTGTCAGCACAAGGATCGTCCGGCAGCCCGCATTGGCCCCCGCTGAAATATCCGTCCGCATGTTATCGCCGACCACAACAGCCTCATGCTGCTTAATACCCAGCATCGACACGGCATAATTGATCAGGTATGATTCCGGTTTGCCGATAACTACTGGCGACACACCGCTTGCAGCTTCGATGGCAGCACCAAGCGTTCCCGCCCCCGGCATTACTCCGTCATCCGACGGCAGCATCAGATCCGGATTGGTCAGCACAAATTTCGCTCCGCCCATGATCCAGCGTGAAGCCTGTGCCAGTGAATCATATGTAAAAGATCTGTAGATGCCCTGTACAACATATTGCGGGTCATCTGTGACAATCGTCAAGCCAGCTGCGGTGCAGGCTTCGATAAGGCCCTCTTCTCCAAGTATCGCCACCCTTGCTTCCGGTGATTCCTCAGCGATATAGCGTGCAGCTGCCAGCGAGGAAGTGCAGACTTCCTCCGCCTTGGCTTCAATGCCCATTCCGCTCAGATGTGCGGCTACATTAGCGGGTGTCCGCGAAGAATTGTTCGTTACGAACAAAAAAGGTACACCTGCCGCACGAAGCCCTGTTATCAATTTATCAGCGCCGGGGATCATCCGGCCACCGTGAAATAAAGTTCCGTCCAGATCAATGAGTAAGCCTCCGAAATCCTTCATAATCCCCCTCCAGTTCCTCCGGATATTTAATTAATGCTATTAATAAGTAATCTCATTAATTTTAAAAAACAGCTTTTATTACCGCTCTAATTTCAGCTGTGCCGTTACAGAACACAGGCTTATATGTTGTTAAGAGGCAGGATAATCCGTCCTCATTTCGCCATATTCTCCCCTGCTTCTTAGGTTTACCAAGGTTGTTTTAATTAAAATTTAACATACTTAGTCGAACGATAGCGAACCGCTGCAGAGCCGGGCTATTTTTGACACTCCCCTGTCATTTCCTGCGCTTTCCCGGAAAATAATTTGATTTCCTCAGCCATTTCCCCGGGGATTTCCCAGCTTCTCTGCTTACTTTCTCCGGTATACAGGGAAGGTGCAGAACTCTTCCGCAAGCAGGGTTTGAGGGAAGATCGCCTGTGCTTCTTCCAGTAATGGAGTCAGCTCCTCCTGTGAAACGTAACGCGAACTGAAGTGAGTCAGCAACAGTTCACGGCCTTCCGCTTCCCGGGCCAGTTCTGCCGCCTGGACAGCAGTGCTGTGGTGATATTGGTAAGCCATCTCCGCCAGATCATGGGCAAAGGTTGCTTCATGGATAATCAGATCAGCCTCCTGCGCCAGCGGCAGACTCCCCGGGCAGGGTCTGGTATCCCCAAGTATGGTTACGATGCGCCCTTTTTTGGGCTCATGGACCACTTCGGAAGCCCGGATTACTACTCCGCTCTCCGTAGTCACATCTTCGCCCTTCTTGAGCTTGCCATATAACGGGCCAGGCTTAAGTCCATAGCTCTGGAGCAGCTCCGTGTTCAGACTGCCCGGGCTGTCTTTCTCGGTTACCCGGTATCCATAGCTGTCAATCCGGTGCTCCAGCAGACCCGCCTCAACCTTAAAGGTTTCATCCTCAAATACCAGCCCGCCGGTATGCTCCACAATCTCAAGCTTGTAAGGCATGCGTGATTGGCTTACGGACAAGGAAACATCCAGGAAAGCCTTCAGTCCCGGAGGACCATACACTGTCAGCGGAGCCGTACCGCCCTGATACCCCCGGCTGGACAGCAGCCCCGGCAAGCCGAAAAGATGATCACCATGCAAATGGGTAATAAACAGCTTCTCCAGCTTGCCCAGCCGCAGCGGTGAACGCAGCACCTGATGCTGTGTCCCTTCTCCGCAATCGAACATCCAGAAGCTGCGGCGTTCCTCCATCAGTCTGAGGGCAATCGAGGTTACATTGCGCTGCAGTGTGGGAACACCGGCATTCGTGCCGAGAAAATAAATTTCCATCCTAAATCCTCCTTTCCTTTTTTTTCGAATGAACACGCGGCCTTTGCCGCTGCATCTCTGAAATGAATTTTACCCTTTTTGGGAGAGGAAATCATCTTTACCTGTATCCTTCCCCAAATAACTTCATGCTCCAGCAAAAAACCTCCCTGTACGGGAGGTCCGCTAGGAAGGGGTTCTCCCCCTTCCGATCAGTTGTGTATCCTCAAGAGAGTCTATAGCTTCTCCACATTAAAATACTGTGCTTCCGGATGGGCAAAGACCATTGCCGATACTGAAGCTTCCGGCTCCATCATGAAGCCTTCAGTCAGATGAACGCCGATATCCTCCGGAGAGAGGAGCTTAAACAGCGGCCCCTGATCCTCAAGATCCGGACAAGCCGGATAACCGAAGGATACGCGGATTCCCTGGTAGCGTGCACCATGTCTCTGCTTCATGGTCATATCGGCAGGATCAGGGAAGCCCCAGGTATCCCGCATCATATGATGGACCCGCTCGGCCAGGCCTTCGGCAACCTCCAGCGCCACGGCCTGCAAGGCATGGGAGCGGAGATAGTCGCCTTTTTCCTTCAGCTCTGTCGACATTTCACGGACCCCATGGCCCGCGGTCACGACCAGGAACCCGACGTAGTCC encodes:
- a CDS encoding serine/threonine-protein kinase, whose protein sequence is MIFQTKLAPGQLIGERYRIMSLIGSGGMSHVYLAEDTRLPGQRWAVKESISHHKTAGAVEAEAELLISLNHRLLPRVADFFAPDEEGYWYMIMDYIEGVTLAEAIKANTEPMDAGRIISYTRQLLEVLAFLHGQQPPIIYRDLKPANIMLTGAGGLMLIDFGIARSYRKGAGEDTEKLGTAGFAAPEQYGSGQSGPSSDLYGLGAIMLYMVSGGLYSRWVPGMEARLNAKIPEALIPVIRRLLRYHPEERFQSAEEVLQALEPLTDSVDEPSKSGMRPALSVKRHTAVVALLGVSAGLGTTHTSLAVSSGLARKGTTAWVDFSPESSVYDRICSLLDYPVHPGQPGLPEAPLSWKGIDYWRRPVQGDLTDLLNKNYTYLVLDLGTGGYAGALEEFTGSDIPLLLASGSTWRLEDTLHWLRRSRLPVHANWQICLPLAGGAAAELLSSALGGQVKVGSLPLQQDPFQHNGRLVQALGQLLAETGRLPIPAKRSGLFQKKM
- a CDS encoding SAM-dependent methyltransferase, which produces MNDLTQTTGEQAAAPEEKILSRYICTANHGFAPYAQEELRRLFGAVKSTLLLPGEIFLATLEGEPEEVSRVLSANLPIFLRHIQPVQFQDQGDLSALDRLAVYLSRRSELEGEKVSLHVRKGAASFWQDSPGELREWLQERLQSLEADFTVQDPAWVISVYADGDALYAGVSRPEDNLSSWNGGMIRFRKEDGQISRAKFKLMEAEKEFAIPFSNFRNAVDIGASPGGWTSFLLERGLKVTAVDPALMHESLRNLPGLKILRKNAGEVKFRDNEFDLLVCDMSWSPKLMAKLVTGLLHSLSPGGTAVVTVKLMHKKPLAVIKEIIAMFEGERMQVQRAKQLFHNRDEITLYMIKY
- a CDS encoding ABC transporter ATP-binding protein, encoding MISLQHLTLRREQSLILDDVSLEMKQGENWVILGRNGSGKTTILEMITGYLFPSSGSVEVLGYKYGQCDLREVRKEIGYIGPSLMEKLSLSDPVWEVVATGAYAYLRFYQAIPQQVQEQAVMLLEEMNLGELAYHPFGTLSQGERKKAMLARCLMANPKLLIMDEPCAGLDLYEREKMLAEIDKLKQRNVSVVYVTHHVEEIVPLFSHVALIRDGKLAGSGPKEEVLTKDMILATFDIPVDVEWDNGRPWIKIRPGGR
- a CDS encoding thioredoxin family protein is translated as MTEFKSLNEQELMKALLQSGDPLVVFLHTPLCGTCKAARRMLEVASHLLPAELVIAEANINLLPGLVSQYRISSVPALLVAPADRIAEPEIYYSMGSVERMLEYIRRVTS
- a CDS encoding cyclic-phosphate processing receiver domain-containing protein, coding for MINIFMDDCRKLPRGFTLARTTEECLLLLRECEVNILSLDYDMGPDDYSGDEVCRRMVLEGLFPRQIYLHTSSSWGRKEMYELLYTARPVGTELYNGPISVEVLAGIAAGAAGK
- a CDS encoding deoxyribonuclease IV, giving the protein MKGSPKIGAHVSIRGGYGRAARFAWESGAACFQYFPKNPRSLKPKPLDRRDAEDCAAFCRKHNMVSIAHTPYPTNMAADTTGAASRSVMVASLRNDLEIAEACGSLGIVVHFGHFAGMEPLQGYQNIIQCMNDTLSSWDGRAKLLIENQAGNHGSEGMTLEELVKVRELSRFPEKIGFCFDTCHAFAAGIWNPDQTAKLLQWGTELDYWRNLTAVHLNDSLFPFGLRRDRHAGVGEGYIGEYSLRELLLSEPIRHAVVALETAKGPDGSHRQEIAAVLKWYEAEE
- a CDS encoding Fpg/Nei family DNA glycosylase, with product MPELPEMENYRKLLSQHLINVPITGVTVNREKTINMEAGDFKNALLGARIVFVERRAKHILFHLHDGRRLLLHLMLGGILYYGTEEERPERSTQVELAFGDHILYFMGLRLGYLHLLSVKESEAAMGKLGPELLDRRMTAERFAALLKGRRGALKSLLVNQQVMAGIGNCYADEIAFEARLLPSTLVQNLSPEAVTRLYESMRKVLTEATEIGGYMEMPFMAGDTVTGSYNDQCKVYDREGEPCLRGGGTIVKTELTGRKVFYCPDCQHEG
- a CDS encoding TIGR01457 family HAD-type hydrolase yields the protein MKDFGGLLIDLDGTLFHGGRMIPGADKLITGLRAAGVPFLFVTNNSSRTPANVAAHLSGMGIEAKAEEVCTSSLAAARYIAEESPEARVAILGEEGLIEACTAAGLTIVTDDPQYVVQGIYRSFTYDSLAQASRWIMGGAKFVLTNPDLMLPSDDGVMPGAGTLGAAIEAASGVSPVVIGKPESYLINYAVSMLGIKQHEAVVVGDNMRTDISAGANAGCRTILVLTGLTTQDNLEHYKTVTGVTPDVICSDLAELISMLGV
- the rnz gene encoding ribonuclease Z, with amino-acid sequence MEIYFLGTNAGVPTLQRNVTSIALRLMEERRSFWMFDCGEGTQHQVLRSPLRLGKLEKLFITHLHGDHLFGLPGLLSSRGYQGGTAPLTVYGPPGLKAFLDVSLSVSQSRMPYKLEIVEHTGGLVFEDETFKVEAGLLEHRIDSYGYRVTEKDSPGSLNTELLQSYGLKPGPLYGKLKKGEDVTTESGVVIRASEVVHEPKKGRIVTILGDTRPCPGSLPLAQEADLIIHEATFAHDLAEMAYQYHHSTAVQAAELAREAEGRELLLTHFSSRYVSQEELTPLLEEAQAIFPQTLLAEEFCTFPVYRRK